In Lutra lutra chromosome 6, mLutLut1.2, whole genome shotgun sequence, the following are encoded in one genomic region:
- the TENT5A gene encoding terminal nucleotidyltransferase 5A isoform X1: MHQRYFWTDPGQVAFGGHFMAEGEGYFAMAEDELAGGAYIPLGGDFGGGGGGDFGGHCLDYCESPTAHCNVLNWEQVQRLDGILSETIPIHGRGNFPTLELQPSLIVKVVRRRLAEKRIGVRDVRLNGSAASHVLHQDSGLGYKDLDLIFCADLRGEEEFQTVKDVVLDCLLDFLPEGVNKEKITPLTLKEAYVQKMVKVCNDSDRWSLISLSNNSGKNVELKFVDSLRRQFEFSVDSFQIKLDSLLLFYECSENPMTETFHPTIIGESVYGDFHEAFDHLCNKIIATRNPEEIRGGGLLKYCNLLVRGFRPASDEIKTLQRYMCSRFFIDFSDIGEQQRKLESYLQNHFVGLEDRKYDYLMTLHGVVNESTVCLMGHERRQTLNLITMLAIRVLADQNVIPNVANVTCYYQPAPYVADANFSNYYIAQVQPVFTCQQQTYSTWLPCN; the protein is encoded by the exons ATGCATCAGAGATACTTTTG GACTGATCCGGGCCAGGTGGCGTTCGGAGGGCACTTCATGGCGGAAGGCGAAGGGTACTTTGCCATGGCCGAGGACGAGCTAGCCGGCGGCGCTTACATCCCCTTGGGCGGCGActtcggcggcggcggcggcggcgacttCGGCGGGCACTGCTTGGACTATTGCGAAAGCCCCACGGCGCACTGCAATGTGCTGAACTGGGAGCAAGTGCAGCGGCTGGACGGCATCCTGAGCGAGACCATTCCGATCCACGGGCGCGGCAACTTCCCCACGCTCGAGCTGCAGCCGAGCCTGATCGTGAAGGTGGTGCGGCGGCGCCTGGCCGAGAAGCGTATCGGCGTCCGCGACGTGCGCCTCAACGGTTCCGCGGCCAGCCACGTTCTGCACCAGGACAGCGGCCTGGGTTACAAGGACCTGGACCTCATCTTCTGCGCCGACCTGCGCGGAGAAGAGGAGTTTCAGACTGTGAAGGACGTCGTGCTGGACTGCCTGTTGGACTTCTTACCCGAAGGGGTGAACAAAGAGAAGATTACGCCACTCACGCTCAAG GAAGCTTATGTGCAGAAAATGGTTAAAGTGTGCAATGACTCTGACCGATGGAGTCTTATATCCTTGTCAAACAACAGTGGCAAAAATGTGGAACTGAAATTTGTGGATTCCCTCCGGAGGCAGTTTGAATTTAGTGTAGATTCTTTTCAAATCAAATTagactctcttctcctcttttatGAATGTTCAGAGAACCCAATGACTGAAACATTTCACCCCACAATAATTGGTGAGAGCGTCTATGGTGATTTCCACGAAGCCTTTGATCACCTTTGTAACAAGATCATTGCCACCAGGAACccagaggaaatcagagggggcgGCCTACTTAAGTACTGCAACCTATTAGTGAGGGGCTTTAGGCCCGCCTCTGATGAGATCAAGACCCTTCAGAGGTATATGTGTTCCAGGTTTTTTATCGACTTCTCAGACATTGGAGAGCAGCAGAGAAAACTGGAGTCCTATTTGCAGAACCACTTCGTGGGATTGGAAGACCGCAAGTATGACTATCTCATGACCCTTCATGGAGTGGTGAATGAGAGTACAGTGTGCCTGATGGGACATGAAAGAAGACAGACTTTAAACCTTATCACAATGTTGGCTATCCGGGTGCTAGCTGACCAAAATGTCATCCCTAACGTGGCTAATGTCACTTGCTATTACCAGCCGGCCCCCTATGTAGCAGATGCCAACTTCAGCAATTACTACATTGCACAGGTCCAGCCAGTATTCACATGCCAGCAACAGACATACTCCACTTGGCTACCCTGCAAttaa
- the TENT5A gene encoding terminal nucleotidyltransferase 5A isoform X2, translating into MAEGEGYFAMAEDELAGGAYIPLGGDFGGGGGGDFGGHCLDYCESPTAHCNVLNWEQVQRLDGILSETIPIHGRGNFPTLELQPSLIVKVVRRRLAEKRIGVRDVRLNGSAASHVLHQDSGLGYKDLDLIFCADLRGEEEFQTVKDVVLDCLLDFLPEGVNKEKITPLTLKEAYVQKMVKVCNDSDRWSLISLSNNSGKNVELKFVDSLRRQFEFSVDSFQIKLDSLLLFYECSENPMTETFHPTIIGESVYGDFHEAFDHLCNKIIATRNPEEIRGGGLLKYCNLLVRGFRPASDEIKTLQRYMCSRFFIDFSDIGEQQRKLESYLQNHFVGLEDRKYDYLMTLHGVVNESTVCLMGHERRQTLNLITMLAIRVLADQNVIPNVANVTCYYQPAPYVADANFSNYYIAQVQPVFTCQQQTYSTWLPCN; encoded by the exons ATGGCGGAAGGCGAAGGGTACTTTGCCATGGCCGAGGACGAGCTAGCCGGCGGCGCTTACATCCCCTTGGGCGGCGActtcggcggcggcggcggcggcgacttCGGCGGGCACTGCTTGGACTATTGCGAAAGCCCCACGGCGCACTGCAATGTGCTGAACTGGGAGCAAGTGCAGCGGCTGGACGGCATCCTGAGCGAGACCATTCCGATCCACGGGCGCGGCAACTTCCCCACGCTCGAGCTGCAGCCGAGCCTGATCGTGAAGGTGGTGCGGCGGCGCCTGGCCGAGAAGCGTATCGGCGTCCGCGACGTGCGCCTCAACGGTTCCGCGGCCAGCCACGTTCTGCACCAGGACAGCGGCCTGGGTTACAAGGACCTGGACCTCATCTTCTGCGCCGACCTGCGCGGAGAAGAGGAGTTTCAGACTGTGAAGGACGTCGTGCTGGACTGCCTGTTGGACTTCTTACCCGAAGGGGTGAACAAAGAGAAGATTACGCCACTCACGCTCAAG GAAGCTTATGTGCAGAAAATGGTTAAAGTGTGCAATGACTCTGACCGATGGAGTCTTATATCCTTGTCAAACAACAGTGGCAAAAATGTGGAACTGAAATTTGTGGATTCCCTCCGGAGGCAGTTTGAATTTAGTGTAGATTCTTTTCAAATCAAATTagactctcttctcctcttttatGAATGTTCAGAGAACCCAATGACTGAAACATTTCACCCCACAATAATTGGTGAGAGCGTCTATGGTGATTTCCACGAAGCCTTTGATCACCTTTGTAACAAGATCATTGCCACCAGGAACccagaggaaatcagagggggcgGCCTACTTAAGTACTGCAACCTATTAGTGAGGGGCTTTAGGCCCGCCTCTGATGAGATCAAGACCCTTCAGAGGTATATGTGTTCCAGGTTTTTTATCGACTTCTCAGACATTGGAGAGCAGCAGAGAAAACTGGAGTCCTATTTGCAGAACCACTTCGTGGGATTGGAAGACCGCAAGTATGACTATCTCATGACCCTTCATGGAGTGGTGAATGAGAGTACAGTGTGCCTGATGGGACATGAAAGAAGACAGACTTTAAACCTTATCACAATGTTGGCTATCCGGGTGCTAGCTGACCAAAATGTCATCCCTAACGTGGCTAATGTCACTTGCTATTACCAGCCGGCCCCCTATGTAGCAGATGCCAACTTCAGCAATTACTACATTGCACAGGTCCAGCCAGTATTCACATGCCAGCAACAGACATACTCCACTTGGCTACCCTGCAAttaa